The genomic region GCCGACGCGCTGCTTCATGCCGCCGGACAGCTGCTCCGGATAGTGGTTTTCGAATGCGAGCAGTCCGGCCAGTCCGAGCAGAGTGCGTGCCGCCGTTTCGCGCTCGCTGCTGCTGCGGCCCTGCATCTTCAGGCCGAACTCCACGTTCTTGCGCACGGTCATCCAGGGAAACAGCGAGTACTGCTGAAAGACCATGCCGCGTTCGGCACCGGGCCCGGATACTTCCTTGCCATCGACCTGTACGCTGCCGCCGGAGCGTTTGACAAATCCGGCCAAGACATTCAGCAGCGTGGATTTGCCGCAGCCGGACGGGCCAAGTATGGAGACGAATTCGCCAGGTTTCACATCTATGCTGACGTCATTGACGGCATCGACCAGATTTGCGCCTTTGCCGAAACGGACGTCGAGATTGCGGATTTCTATGTTGCCCTTGTCTGCTTTCATGCCCTGTTGCTCCCGTTTTGGTTGGCCCATGGCATGATCAGGCGGCCCGCCCAGCGTATTGCCGTGCTGCAAGCCAGCCCGAGGAAACCGATGACGATCATGCCGATGACGATATCCGCATACTGAATCAGCGAATATGCTTCCCAGGTAAAATAGCCAATGCCGAATTGACCGGAAATCATTTCGGCGGCGATTAAGGAAACCCACGCTACGCCCATACCCACCGACAAGCCGTTGAAGATTTGCGGCAGCGTGGCAGGCAGTATTATTTGCCGTAACAGAGCCGGTTCTTTCGCCCCCAGACAGCGTGCGGCGCGTATCAGCACAGGATCGATGCTGGTGACGCCATGCACGGTGCTGAGCAGAATCGGGAAAAACGACCCGAGAAACGTGATGAAGACGATGCTGCCCTCGTTGGTTGGCCATAGCATGATCGCGATGGGTACCCACGCAATGGCCGGAATAGGCCGGAGGATTTCAAGCACGGGAAACATGAGCTGCCGGGCCAGACGATAGCGGCCGATAATCAGTCCTAATGCGATCCCCATTGCCATCGCGACGCTGAAGCCCAGCAGTATCCTGCGCAGACTGATCAGCATGTTGGAGTAGAAGCTGTCGCTTTTGCCTAATCTCAGCAGCTCGCTGAATACGTCCTGAGGGGCGGGAATATTGGTAAAGCGAATATAGAAATCCAGCCGGTATTTCACTGCCAGATACCAGGCTGCAATGAACAGGGCGATGGAAGCCAGCGCCAGCACCGCAGAGCCGAGATTGCGCCGGATAGTACCTGCCGTCTGTCGCCAGACGGCCTGGCCTGGTCCGGTCTGGGGGATTGGCATATCCGGCTGTGTGGCGATGACGCTACCCTGATCATTTGCCGGCATTAGTGCCGGCTCCAGCGTGTTGGCGGCATCATGCGGTGCTTTGCCGTAGTTGCTCAACTCTGCGGTTTGCATCATTATCTCCCTGCGTTAGCTGCCGCGAGTACTTCGGCGTAATCCGCTACCTTGCCGCCATGCGCGGCGGCATAGGCAGTGGCATCCTTTTTCAGCAGGAACGGTACGATGGAGGGATGCTTGGGCTGCTTGGCATCCAGCGCGTAGAACGCCTTGTCGGCAAACAGTTTGATGCCGTATGTTTTGTCGAACAGGTAGGCCACATCAATCTTCTTGCCTTCGGATGCCGCTTTCTTCACCGCAGCCAATGTGCAGTTCGGGGAGCTGTAAGCCGTAATCGCGCCGTTTTCTATCCACACCTCACCGCCTGCTCTGGGATCCTTGATCTGTGTCTTGCACAAGGGATCCATGCCGCCGATTTCATAGCCGGCAAAGCTCGCCTTCTGTTTGTCGTAATCCAGCCCCATCTCCTTGTAAGCTTCGCGGATATAAGTCTCGTTAACCCAGGCGTCAGCGTCAAATTGCTTGACCTTGCCCAGACGTTGCAGCACACCGGTGTCGTATTTGATGGTCTGTATCCATTTCGGCTTGATAGTGGGATCCAGCGTATGGATGCCGCTTGGTCCAAGAAAGATGTAGGCCACTTCTTTTTCTATCTTGGTCCAGTCCTGAATCTTCTCGGCGGCCAGTTTCGGATTGCTGCGTACCCAGTTGTTAGCTTCCAGCAAGGCTTTCAGATAAGCAACGACGACTTCAGGGTATTTGTCCGCAAAATCCTTGCGCACCACGATGCCGTGCATGGTGGGTACCCTGGTCTCGACGCCGTCGAAAATCTTGCGAGCGAAACCCCGATAGGGCAGCAGTTCGGCGAAAGGCACGAAATCCGCGTGTGCATCGATCTTGCCTTCCTGCAGGTTGGTCGTGCCGACTTCAGGACTCTGGCTGGACAGTTGCCAGAAGTCATCTTTCCAGCCGCGGTCTTCCATCGCTTTCAACAACATGCCATGTGCTGCGGAACCGAACGGCACCGATATGTTCTTGCCTTTCAGGTCCGAGAGCTGATAGTAAGGGGAATCCTTGCGCACGACGACGCCATTGCCGGCACCATCCTTGTTGTACGCAATAATGGCAATCAACTCGCTCTTGGTGTCGTTGCTGTTCTGGAAGGTGGCGCCATTCACCAGAAGCGGATAGTCGCCCATCATGCCGATCTGCAGCTTGTTGGCGATCATGCCGTTAGTGACGGGTGGGCCGGAGGTGAAATTCTGCCAATCGACCTGGAACTGTATATCCTTGTATTTACCGGTTTTCGGCAGGTATTTATCCAGCAGTTTCAGTTCCTTGATGACAATGCCGGCGGTGACCGTATTGGTCGTGGTGTTCTGGATGCCAATGCCGAGGTTTACCACTTCAGCATGAGCCTGCAAGCTCAGGAATGCAGATGACACCAATGCCGCAGATGCGAGCAGGGTTCTAAGAAGTGATACCGAAGTTTTGCTTGTTGATAGCCGCGTAGTCACAATTGGTACTCCTTTTAAAAGCATTAAGTGAGTTACAAGTTTTAAATAGTAATTTCCATCCCTGACGGGTATTGTTAATAACAACCTTCTTATTTAATCTTTATCCTCTTGTAACCGTCCATCTGCGTGACCGGTCGCTTCATCTTGCTGCTTATCAGGCTGTCTGCAAATACTGGAATTTTTCCTTCACACTCATCCATTCGTCGGCATCTGCAGGCGCGTCCGATCTGGCGTTGATAATTGGCCATGACTGGCATAGTTCCTGATTCAGGCTGATGTATTTCCCATACTCCGGCGGCAAATTTTCCACTGCGTAAATTGCACCGGCAGGACATTCGTCAACACACAGCGAACAGTCGATGCAGACGTCCGGGTCGATCACCAGGAAATTGGGCCCTTCATGAAAACAATCTACCGGGCACACTTCCACACAGTCGGTGTATTTGCAGCGTATGCAGGATTCAGTAACGATATAAGTCATGGCATTTTCCTTCTTGATAATCCGGGCCGGCGGCCTATTGTGTAATCTGGCTGATGGCCAGTTTGGTCAACTTGCGCACATCGGGATCGGGGTCTTCCAGTGCTTTTTCCAGCGCAGGCAGCGCACTCGGATCGCCGATTTCACCAAGCGCAACAGCGGCTTCCTTGCGCAGGTTGCTGACGCTGTGAAACAGCGCGTCAGCCAGTACCGGCACTGCTGTGCTGCTCTTGAGTTTGCCGAGGCTGCGTGCGGCCTTGATCCTGACCTGCCAGTAGTCGTCGCGCATGGCGTCGATCAGCTGGGGTATGGTCTCGGTTGCCCGCAGTTTGCCTAGCGTCATTACCGCTTCTTCCCTAACTTGCCAGGATGGATCGTTCAAGACTTTGATCAATGCCGGAAAGACTGCTGCAGGCTGCGGCGCAAATCCAAGCGCGCCTACGGCGATACGCCTGACTTCGGCATCGTGATCTTCTGTGGCAACCTGGGTCAGCGGCTCCAGCGCTTGCGGATCGCGCAAGTAGCCAAGCACGCCAACGGCGGCCTGACGCACTTCGGCGTGTGTGTCGGTGATGGCGGCCAGAGCCGGGGCGAGACTGCCTTGCACCCTGAGTTCCCGCAGTGCCCGGAAAATCGCCGCTTTGGCGTGACCGCTGGCGGCTGCAAGCGCGCCAAGCAAGGTTTGCCCAAGGTCGCGGTCTTTCAATTCGCCTAGCGATAATGCTGCAGCAGCGCAAAC from Sulfuriferula sp. AH1 harbors:
- a CDS encoding ABC transporter ATP-binding protein, producing MKADKGNIEIRNLDVRFGKGANLVDAVNDVSIDVKPGEFVSILGPSGCGKSTLLNVLAGFVKRSGGSVQVDGKEVSGPGAERGMVFQQYSLFPWMTVRKNVEFGLKMQGRSSSERETAARTLLGLAGLLAFENHYPEQLSGGMKQRVGIVRALATSPQVLLMDEPFGALDAQTRVVMQQILTNMWQRFRLSVLFITHDIDESIFLSDKVYVMTARPGRIKAEIEVPLPRPRVPEMMTSHEFLLLKRELHALIREESFKAMGGDLKEGMGGFGMEVGPQGVAELI
- a CDS encoding ABC transporter permease, with product MMQTAELSNYGKAPHDAANTLEPALMPANDQGSVIATQPDMPIPQTGPGQAVWRQTAGTIRRNLGSAVLALASIALFIAAWYLAVKYRLDFYIRFTNIPAPQDVFSELLRLGKSDSFYSNMLISLRRILLGFSVAMAMGIALGLIIGRYRLARQLMFPVLEILRPIPAIAWVPIAIMLWPTNEGSIVFITFLGSFFPILLSTVHGVTSIDPVLIRAARCLGAKEPALLRQIILPATLPQIFNGLSVGMGVAWVSLIAAEMISGQFGIGYFTWEAYSLIQYADIVIGMIVIGFLGLACSTAIRWAGRLIMPWANQNGSNRA
- a CDS encoding ABC transporter substrate-binding protein, with the protein product MTTRLSTSKTSVSLLRTLLASAALVSSAFLSLQAHAEVVNLGIGIQNTTTNTVTAGIVIKELKLLDKYLPKTGKYKDIQFQVDWQNFTSGPPVTNGMIANKLQIGMMGDYPLLVNGATFQNSNDTKSELIAIIAYNKDGAGNGVVVRKDSPYYQLSDLKGKNISVPFGSAAHGMLLKAMEDRGWKDDFWQLSSQSPEVGTTNLQEGKIDAHADFVPFAELLPYRGFARKIFDGVETRVPTMHGIVVRKDFADKYPEVVVAYLKALLEANNWVRSNPKLAAEKIQDWTKIEKEVAYIFLGPSGIHTLDPTIKPKWIQTIKYDTGVLQRLGKVKQFDADAWVNETYIREAYKEMGLDYDKQKASFAGYEIGGMDPLCKTQIKDPRAGGEVWIENGAITAYSSPNCTLAAVKKAASEGKKIDVAYLFDKTYGIKLFADKAFYALDAKQPKHPSIVPFLLKKDATAYAAAHGGKVADYAEVLAAANAGR
- the fdxA gene encoding ferredoxin FdxA; this translates as MTYIVTESCIRCKYTDCVEVCPVDCFHEGPNFLVIDPDVCIDCSLCVDECPAGAIYAVENLPPEYGKYISLNQELCQSWPIINARSDAPADADEWMSVKEKFQYLQTA
- a CDS encoding HEAT repeat domain-containing protein, whose product is MTTITAQDTIAVQLNARLTDTDPEIRRIALMDLVDSEDEALAVPLLIDALKDVDGNVRAEAAAALEGYESEEVVTALLGILADSDPKVCAAAALSLGELKDRDLGQTLLGALAAASGHAKAAIFRALRELRVQGSLAPALAAITDTHAEVRQAAVGVLGYLRDPQALEPLTQVATEDHDAEVRRIAVGALGFAPQPAAVFPALIKVLNDPSWQVREEAVMTLGKLRATETIPQLIDAMRDDYWQVRIKAARSLGKLKSSTAVPVLADALFHSVSNLRKEAAVALGEIGDPSALPALEKALEDPDPDVRKLTKLAISQITQ